Within the Vicinamibacteria bacterium genome, the region GGCTCAACGGGAAAGGCTTGACTGTGATCTTCCGCCTCGCGCACGTTCTCGCACTAGCGTTGATGCTCTCCGTATTCGCTTTCGCCCCCGTCCCTGCTCGCGCGCAGGCCCATAAGTTCAAGTTGGGAGGAGGAGCGGGGTTCGCGGTCCTCGAGAACCCCGAGGTCGATCATGGGCGCACGGCCACCGTAGGCGGCTTTTTCGGACTCCGATTCAGCGACAATTTGAGCTTGGAAGGGGGCTTCAGCTTCGCTCGGTCCAACCGCGAGTTCAACGAGAACGGCGAGCCGATCGACCAGGTCCAGGGCATTCCCGCGTTCCGGTTCGAGACGAACCGGTACCATCTGGACGGATCGTTCGTTTTTCACCTCGGACGGAGGCAGCCTTTTCACGCTTTCCTCCTCGCTGGAGGAGGCGTGGTGCGGCGCGACGAGAAACGCACCGACATCTTCTTCACGTTCGACCCAGTGACGAACCAGATACTCGACCGGACCGAAGAAGTCATCCTCGACACCAAGGAGTACGAGCCCACGGGACATTTCGGCGGAGGATTCGACCTCTACTTCTTGTACAACCTCGCCGCACGCGTCGAGTTTCGCCAATGGCTGCCCCAGACTACGGAGAAACGCACCCGAATGTTCTTCTTCGCCGCCACCTACTTCTTCTGACTCGCCGGGATTCCTGCGATCCGACATCGATCTCGGAGGCTCTTCGCGTGACTCTCTTACCCATTCTCGCGCTCACCTTGGCGGTTTCGAGCCCGGCGCAGGAGTCACCCGAGGAAAGCCCGGGAACGGACCTCGAGAAAAGCGACATCCAGTTCGGGATCGTAGGCAGCTTCGGGGCGGC harbors:
- a CDS encoding outer membrane beta-barrel protein is translated as MIFRLAHVLALALMLSVFAFAPVPARAQAHKFKLGGGAGFAVLENPEVDHGRTATVGGFFGLRFSDNLSLEGGFSFARSNREFNENGEPIDQVQGIPAFRFETNRYHLDGSFVFHLGRRQPFHAFLLAGGGVVRRDEKRTDIFFTFDPVTNQILDRTEEVILDTKEYEPTGHFGGGFDLYFLYNLAARVEFRQWLPQTTEKRTRMFFFAATYFF